In the genome of Thermoanaerobacterales bacterium, the window GGTTCACTTCCACGGTGCTCAGCCTTTCGTCCCAGGTGTCAACGGGCACCCCAACCGCCGCCTGCAGGTCGGCCGCAAAGGCAACAGCCTTTTCCCCGGCCGGGCCCAGGGTACCGTCCATATTTTTCGGCAGTCCCACCACGATCCGGCCGACGCCGAGCCGCCGCGCCAGCCCGGCGATACGGGCCAGGTCCTCCTCCGGCCCCTTGCGCTCGATGACTTCCAGGGCCTGAGCGATAAGCCCGCTCTCGTCGCTCACCGCCACGCCGATGCGGCGGTCTCCGAGGTCCAGTCCTAGAATGCGCAAACTTAGATCACCTTGATACAGAAGTCGGGACAGGCGGCAGCGCAATACCCGCACAGGCAGCAAAGGCCGGGGTCGACATCCGGCTGCTCCCCGTTAGGTACGAGAGCGTGGGCATGGCAGGCCGCCACGCAGGAACCGCAGCCGAGGCACCAGTCATCAATGTGCAGCCGCCGCGGGGTACACCGAAGAACATCGACAAGGTCCTGCGGTATCTCCTGTCCGCTGAATACACGCACGTTATACTCCCCTTCGGGTACGGACCTTCATTCCATAAACGCCCTTTCCGACCGCGTGGGCGCGCCCCACGGCGGCCAGCATCTCTTCCGCCGTCCCGTCGCGAATGCCGATCCCGCGGATATTATACAGGGGATGAAAACCATCATCTCCCCGGTATACGCATAAGACTTGGTGGC includes:
- the ruvX gene encoding Holliday junction resolvase RuvX codes for the protein MRILGLDLGDRRIGVAVSDESGLIAQALEVIERKGPEEDLARIAGLARRLGVGRIVVGLPKNMDGTLGPAGEKAVAFAADLQAAVGVPVDTWDERLSTVEVN